ATTGTAGCCCTGGATCTCGTAGAACATCTGCGTGCCATGGGTGAAACCAATGCCCTTTTACAAAGGAACACTGTAAGATATATTTACTTTTATGCAGACTATGTTTGTGTACATTATCAAGTAATATTCATGTTTTACTTTTATCTAATCCTATTGATGGGTCTTCTTATTATTCAAATCAGATTCTAAAGAGGGAAACTGCTCTGGCGACTGCTGCAATTTATGATTCAATGTTTGCAGCAGAAGATGGCACCATCCCTGCAACCTTCCAGGTGAGCATATAACAAACTCCCTTACAAGTCATTTCttgaaaaaatagataaaggTAATAAACCTTATCATAACTGgggaaaaaactaaaacataaACGGACGTCTGAATGACCAGGGATCCTGTCAGGGAAGCTTTATATTGTGTCAAGAGTCTCAATTTGAACCATTGACCAGAATGAGTGGTTTGAAACCATAAGTCCCAAATTTAATTGGCTGAGCTTGGCTAGTCAACTCTGCGTTGTGGAACCTACCTAAGCATGCTACCCAAAGCACCTtggagttgagagagaggccTTGACTTTGTCTTGATGGATGCGACTTTGACTTGATTGTCATGATTCTGTCTCAGCTTTGGTTTTAGTGTTGTCAACTGAGAGCTTGGAACAGTCGATTGTTTAGGGCATCTTTGTTGCACACATTTATGAAATTTGACAACTTAAAACGTGGACTAACAAGGTTTTGTATTCCTCTCATATACTGTCTGTGCCATGGACTTGTCTCATAACTTAACCACTGAAGGGTGCTCTATAATACTAGTGTATAAGCAAAGTTTCATGGCAGCAAGGTTTTGTTGATTGTAGTTGGTAGGTAGTAGAGACTGCAATTAGAGTTCGAATCGCCCATCATTTTCCCTGTGTATTACcactcaaaaaagaaatggaaaaataaGGGGTTCCTTATATGTTCACTGGATCAATGCTGGCAATGTGCCTTGATAATTATATGAGTGGTTCCTGGTTTTGCAGGTTATTTATATGACAGGGTGGAGGGACCATCCATCTCAGCAGAGGGCAAAAAGGAGGGGCTCTGCAACAGTGTCCTTTCAGGACATCCAGAAGCAATTTGGAAGTGAAAGTTGATGAGCTCTTTCTGCATGGGGCTTGGCTGTTGTTTTCTAAGCAAATGGAAGTGAACTTTCTCTACAAGATCTTGATGTAGTTCTTCAATAATACTTATAGGAGCCACTTGTGCATGTACTTATTTTGTGAGAGAAAACTGCGGGACCAAAATGTGcggtctttgtttttttgggacaAAACCAAAATGTGTTGCCAATCAAGATATTTTAGTGGATACTTCCTTTTTGGGtaatttccaatttctcttttggagGTAGTTCTTACAAATTTATTATGCCACAGCCTACATGGTTCTTTAACTAATTATTAAAAGAGCGCCCCTgctattttaaatttatgacTAATATATTTACATATCAAATAACTATACCCTAATGGTTATCAAAATAGGAATTGGATTAGTAATTGTGATTAGAATGGAGATCGTAATATTGTAGGGTTTAGGAAAGTCGgcataaatttttgtttcctttcctCGTTAGGAAAGGATACAAATGTCACTATATATAGAtacatcaaatcaaatacaaaaacacaaTGAACAGAAACCCATCCTTTCAAAACCAAGTTCTTCCGATCCCATGGCTTTTTACAAGTGTCTGTTTTTCGCATCTCTCATATTTAGCTCAGTTTTCGTCACCATGTCACAACAAGCTTGCACGCCCCAAGCCTTCAACCAAAAGACCTTTGCCGCGTGCCATAATCTACCGATTTTGAACTCCACGATACACTGGAATTATTACCCCTCCAAAGGCACCGTCGACCTGGCGTTCGCACAAGCCGTGGTGAGCGACTCCAGATGGGTTGCATGGGCCATAAACCCAACCTCCACTGGCATGGTGGGCTCCCAAGCTATCGTGGCTTTCAAGAGAACAGACGGAGCTATGTCCGTTTACTCGGCCCCGATCAAGAGCTATGGAACTCGTTTGGAGCAAGGAAATCTCAGCTTCCCTCTGTTTGATGTCTCCGCCGTGTACGAGAACAACCAGATCGTCATCTTCGCCACCGTAGGCCTTCCCAACAACGTCAGTGTCGTCAACCATGTTTGGCAGCAAGGACCTTTGTCCGAAAACACAGCGCAGATGCACTCCGTGTCCGGACCAAACGTTCAGTCCTTTGGAACTCTGGATTTTCTTTCCGGGAAAGTGGAAACAGTCAGGAGGGGAACGAGTTCTGTATTCAGAGTGAAGATTTCTCATGGAATTATTAATGCCATCAGTTGGGGCATTCTGATGCCCGTTGGGGCTATTGTGGCGAGGCATTTCAAGGCTGCTGATCCAGCATGGTTTCATGTTCATAGGGCGTGTCAGATGCTGGGATATTTTGGTGGAGTTGCTGGGTTCGCAACCGGGCTTTGGCTCGGCCATAAATCTTCAGGGGTTGAATATAAAGGACACCGATGCATAGGCATCACTCTTTTTGCTCTTGCAACACTTCAGGTGTTGGTTGCTTTGGGTTTGAGGCCCAACAAGACAGACAAGAAGAGAGTTTTCTGGAACTGGTTTCACTACTTGGTCGGTTATGGAACAATCATTCTCGGCATTGTCAACATCCTAAAAGGATTTGATATGCTTCAGCCAGGAAAATGGTGGAAATTTTCATATCTTATCACCATCGGTGTTTTGGGTTGTGTTGCTGCAGTGTTAGAAGCACGCGCATGGTTTCTAATTTTGATAAGGAAGACCGATCAAGCTGCAGAACAAAATAAGGATGACACGAGTGTAGTTTAAGGTAGTGTAAGAAGTGATAATTAGCTTTACAATtgtatttacttatttttcgTGTTAGTTATTTACACTTTGTATTTGTATActcatttttaatttcaagGATCATatctaatattttttgtttttgttaaagtACGTCTCAATTTGATGATTTACGAATGTCGACCAATacctataaatttattttaactaTTTTAACATCGTTGGTGGGAAATTACCTTCAAATAGAAGCCATCTTCTCAAACCTGCTAATGATGTCACCAACCTGCAACAAACATGAACCTCgcagaaaatatgaaaactttcACATAATTAAACAATACGCACGAATTGgattaaaatagtttattgGATTCTGTGTAAGAAAAAAACTATGGCCGAAGTTACAAAGGACGGCCTTTGTTCACCCACTTCA
The window above is part of the Prunus dulcis chromosome 1, ALMONDv2, whole genome shotgun sequence genome. Proteins encoded here:
- the LOC117619892 gene encoding cytochrome b561 and DOMON domain-containing protein At4g17280-like, coding for MAFYKCLFFASLIFSSVFVTMSQQACTPQAFNQKTFAACHNLPILNSTIHWNYYPSKGTVDLAFAQAVVSDSRWVAWAINPTSTGMVGSQAIVAFKRTDGAMSVYSAPIKSYGTRLEQGNLSFPLFDVSAVYENNQIVIFATVGLPNNVSVVNHVWQQGPLSENTAQMHSVSGPNVQSFGTLDFLSGKVETVRRGTSSVFRVKISHGIINAISWGILMPVGAIVARHFKAADPAWFHVHRACQMLGYFGGVAGFATGLWLGHKSSGVEYKGHRCIGITLFALATLQVLVALGLRPNKTDKKRVFWNWFHYLVGYGTIILGIVNILKGFDMLQPGKWWKFSYLITIGVLGCVAAVLEARAWFLILIRKTDQAAEQNKDDTSVV